The segment AggcacagagcccaccctccgcGCTGCCATTTTTGCCAAGGGGGCCTGAACCCCatctctggagatctccaggcccctcctggaggctggcaattagGAGGCGGGGCTGGGGGCCTTCCCACCTGCTGCACCCAGAGCTGCCACAGTTCCTGCTAGCTGCCTTTGCTTCCaggcaaatgtgtgtgtgtgggggggttgcaAGCAGGACAGGGGGAgcaccagtgtggtgtaggggcTGAGAGTGCCGGGCTTTGGGGGAACCAGGTTGGAATCCGCACTCATGTTGTGCCAGGCCGCTGCGTGATCTTGGGGCAGGCACACTCTCTCggcctcgcctacctcacagggtggttgttctgAGAAGGAAATGAGCTTAGCCACTTTGGGGCTCTCACTTTGGGGCTCACTTTGGGGGGGTAGAAACAGATTAAAGAGCTAAACGGGAACTGAATGATGCCAGGCTGAGAATGCAGCAAGACTCTAAAACCACCGGGCAGGCCGACCTCATCTTGGTTTTCCTTGTCCCAAGATGGGAAGAAAAGGGCCCATTTCCCCCCTGGTGTCTATCCTGGCTTGAATgggtgtgattactaagagccagcatggttttctcaagaacaagtcacgtcagactaacctgatctctttttttgagaaagtgactaccttgctggatcaggggaaggcTGTAGACtactttatcttgatttcagtaaggcttttgataaagttccacatactatccttgttgacaagttagtaaaatgtggtttggatcctgttactgttaggtggatctgtaactggttgacagatcacacccaaagagtgcttgcgaatggttcctcatccccttggagagaagtgacaagtggagtgcctcaaggatctgtcctgggacctgttttgttcaacatctttatccgtgatttggatgaaggaatagagggaatccttattaaatttgcagatgatactaaattgggaggggttgcaaacacagaagaagacagaaacaggatacaggatgacctcgacaggctggaaaactgggctaaaaccaataaaatgaatttgaacagggataaatgtaaagttctgcatttaggtaggaaaaatccaatgcatggttataggatgggggagacttgtcttagcagtagtatgtgtgaaaaggatctaggggtcttagtggatcatacactgaacatgaggcaacagtgtgatgcagtagctaaaaaggcaaatgcaattctgggctgtatcaacagaagtatagtgtccagatcatgtgatgtgatggtatcgctttgctctggtaagacctcacctggagtcttgtgttcagttttgggaaccacattttaagaaggatatagataagctggaatgggttcagaggagggcaacaaagatggtgaggggtctggagacgaagtcctatgagaaaagggtgcaggagctggggatgtttagcctggggaggaggtggctgagaggtgatatgatcaccatcttcaagtacttgaagggctgtcctagagaggatggtgtggaattgttttctgtggcctggaaggtaggaccagaaccagtgggttgaaattaaatcaaaagagtttccggctcaacattaggaagaacttcctgactgttagagcggttcctcagtggaacaggcttcctcctggggaggtggtgggctctccttccttggaggttttaaagcagaggctagatggccatctgacagcaatgaggatcctttgaatttagggggaggtgtttgtgagtttcctgcattctgcaggggttggtggggggggcaggcagcACTGGCCGTCTGGGGAGGCTGTTCTGGACGGGACCACCCAAGGGTGACTTCACCTCTCCGGTGCCCCTGTTCCCTGCCTTTGGTGAGGCTGCCTCCCACCCCctgatccctccctccctccctgagagGCCATCTCTCCTCTGCAGGGGTCAACGTGATGCTCCGCAAGATCGCGGTGGCTGCGGCCTCCAAGCCGGCCGTGGAGATCAAGCAGGAGGGGGAGCGGTTTTACATCAAGACCTCCACCACCGTGCGGACCACCGAGATCAGCTTCAAGGTGGGCGAAGAGTTTGAGGAGCAGACGGTGGACGGACGGCCCTGCAAGGTGAGGgcgaggagggggtgggggggggagctgcacaGCTTCTGCCCAGACAAGCTTCCAGCCTGCATTTTGCCagggagaagggggagggcctcccatgACAGCCCCTGTGACCAGGCAGGCAGCCTCCCTCCCTCAAGATCTCCCGGGAGAATGGCCGtggctccagacaacagagatcccaggcctaaatctccaggaatctcccagcttggagttggcaaccctggtgctGGCACAGGCTCCCCCAGCCAGACCCTTCCccaccttcggggggggggcagctcggAGGCTCCTTTTCCTCAGAGatgggcctccctccctccttcgcaGAGCTTGGCCAGGTGGGAGAGCGACAACAAGATGGTGTGTGAGCAGCGGCTGCTGAAGGGAGAAGGGCCGAAGACAGGCTGGTCCCGAGAAATGACCAATGACGGGGAGCTCATCCTGGTAAGGGCCTCTCTCTGACCACAGCCAGCTGGGGggcgtggtgaagtgcgcgggctcttctctgggacaaccgggttggattccccactcctccttcatgtacagctgccggaatggccttgggccagttatcACTCTGtcagaggtgttctctcaagagcagcttctgtcattgctctctcagccccacctatctctgtctgtggtggggagaggaagggagtggagataggaacatatgaagctgccttacactgagtcagaccctcagtgcatcaatgtcagtattgtctactcagacgggcagcagcagtccgagctctccgctcacgaccggggttcaatcccggcagaagctgggttcaggtagctgacccaaggttgactcagccttccatccttccgaggtcggtcaaaggagtccccagcttgctgggggggggggggaagtgtagaggactggggaaggcaagggaaaaccaccccgtgaaaagtctgccatgaaaacgttgtgatgcgacatcaccccagactgatgcttgcacaggggactacctttaccttttagcttctgcttgccaagcagatgctcttcccctgagccaccgtccctcccctgctctgagAATCCGAATGAAAGATGGGGGGgaaatccagtctcttcctcttcctcttcctcccccagctGGGAGGTCTTGCACTCTGCCCCgggccccctccccttcctgggcAGCCAGTGGTGGCACTGGGGCTAAGGCCGTgcactctaaactggagaacggGGAGGTTGGACTCCCCagcggagctctctcagccccaccagccaCACAGGGGCTATGAGGGAGAGGAGAAACTGGGGCAGAGAAAGTGTGAGCACACCATTGTCTCTGGGCTTGCTTTCTTGGCCTTTGCAGAGAAATCAAGAATGGTCCAGAGGGTGGTCTCTGTGTGGAAGATGTCCTCCCCACCAGGGGATTGCGTGTCTCGTTGCAGGCATCTCTGACATGATCCCTTAATCAGGGTGACTTTCCTGCTGTTAacatcatagaatcttagagttggaaggtacctccaaggtcatctagtccaaccccctgcaaaaggcaggaaactcacaaacacctccccctaaattcacaggatcctcattgctgtcaaatggccatctagcctctgttcaaaaaccttcaaggaaggagagcccaccccccaccttcctaggaggaagcctcttccactgagaaaccactcagttcttcctgatgttgagccggaaactcttttgatttaatttcaacccactggttctggtccagccttctggggccacagaaaacaattccacaccatcctctctatgacagcccttcaagtccttgaagaaggtgatcctatcacctctcagttacctcctctccaggctaaacatccccagctccttcagcctttcctcataggactttgtctccagacccctcaccatcttcatcgtccTCCTCTCGACCCATTCcggcttgtctagatccttctggaaattgtggtgcccagaactgaacacaatactttctttttcttgatgaaGGTCCTGAAATTCTTctgttgttgcctcctggctctgggattcagaggattagtgcccctgactgtggaggttcccctcacccCCCGTGGCTAGTGGTCACGGGTAGACTTTGAAATCAGCTTATTcctttggccatcactacatcctctgacataGAAATATTAGGAACTTCATAAGCAAAAGAAATGCATTAATAGCAGGAAGGTCAAGGGACATGGTgttgatgggggtggggtgggggccttTTGGGGGGGGCTTCCATGAAGGCAGCAACCAGGAGCCCCTAACTCTTgccccttttctctcccccccccccagacgatGACTGCGGATGATGTTGTCTGCACCAGGATCTACACCCGGGAGTGAAacctgctttttttttgggggggggggggagaattgaaATGGGGATCCCAGGAAAACTGAGGAACATGaccggtgggggtggggtgcaagCGGGACCCCCTGGGGGCTGGTCCCAGCCTCTCCATGACTACTTGAGAAAGCCCCGGACCCCTGACCCAAATCTCTCTCGTGGAGCATGAATGACACTGGGGGGGTCCGGGGCTGGAAGACCCCTGCCCAAACTGCCTCCCCCCTGGCCATTGGGGGCAGGGCCTGCCAGCATCAGACAGAGGCTCCCCTTGTCTGGGGTCAGCTGTGCCCACAGAACAGGCCTCCTTTCTCAGCAGTCCTTGGCCTGGaatgtgggtggggggtgggggtcttCTCATCCCCTTCAAGTGAATAAATCGGCTGCAGCCAGCTTCTTTACATTTTGTGAAACACCACccttggtctcccccccccccctccaagaacaGCTTGGGTTTTGCTTTTGCCAAAGGGATGGAGGTTTCTGGGTGTTTCACACTTCTAGTTCTTGTGGTTTAGCTGAGAGAcatccgaccccccccccccacacccgccAGCTCTTGAGACTTTGTATGCCTTTGCTCCCTTGTCTCTCACAGTAGTTAAGACATGTTTAGACATATTTATTGCTACTCCTGTATGaaaagatgaccccccccccaggtgcctgTTTGGGCAATGCAGGACCTTTAtttagaactcccccccccctgcgcccTCTCCCTCGCTAATAAAAGCCTTGCTCCTCCACCCCCAGCTCTGCTCCTGCAGCTCTTTGGTCGCCCGCCTCTTCCTGCCACACCGgcctgcctctctctgcttctctgccTTGCCAGGGGgtgccatgggggaggggggcaagaggGCAGCCCCTAGAGAAGCACTCTCTGCTCAGGCAGGCCACAAACCCAACAACAGCCACTCCtcacctgcttggcatgctgcTGGCACCTTTCTGGGCTTGCTTGCGctgacgcccccccccctccctgtgaaCTCTTGCGTGTGGGACAGCATGGTGCTGAGGCGGGGGCAGGGTAGGGGCTTGGTCACCATGGAGCCAGCTTGCCtgcctgccccacccccctcaggctGGCCTCAGGTCAAGGGAGCCAAAGAGCTGGACGCTGGGGATGGAGGGCTGCCTTTTGTCTGCCCTGCCAGGGCAGAGAAAATGATGGAGCTGATGCCCTTTTAATGGGGTGGGGAACAAGAGGGAGGGGACTGCTGGGGCCTCCCTGGACTCCcacacatctccctccccctgcaGGGAGGCTTTGTTATGGGGCCCACCCCCCAACCACTCAAAGGCACTGGCTATTCAGGGGGCTAGCCAAGGAAATAATGGGCTCCATTTGTCATCCAGCAACCCCCCTCCAGCCGGCTGGCCTGTGCtcccgcagccccccccccccacacaaaaggcCTCCAGCAATCCTGGCTTCTACCAGCAGGAATTAAATCAACTGCAGGACCAATGGAGCCTTTTGTTTCCAAGGAGTTCTCCTGTCCTTAGAAAGGGCTTTAAAAGGAGACCAGACAAACGGATTTTTAAAACCATCATGCAAAGACAAAATGGAACCCCTATGCTCACAGGAAGGACACCAAAGAACATGCGctctgttggatcaagccagggaggggccatctagtccagcctcctgtcccacacagtggccagccagttcctctggagggccagcaacagggcagagaggccgaggccttcccctgagaagagcatcagaagagccctgctgggttagaccagggagggtccatctagtccagcctcctatctcacacagtggcttaccagttcctctggagggccagcaacagggcagagaggctgaggccttcccctgagaagaacatcagaagagccctgctgggtcagaccagggagggtccatctagtccagcctcctgtctcacacagtggcttaccagttcctctggagggccaacaacagggcagagaggccaaggccttcccctgagaagaacatcagaagagccctgctgggtcagaccagggaggggccatctagtccagcctcctgcctcacatagtggccagccagtccctctggagggccaacaacagggcagagaggcctaggccttcccctggaagagcatcagaagagccctgctgggtcagaccagggaggggccatctagtccagcctcctgtctcacacagtgggcagccagctcctctggagggccagcaacagggcagagaggctgaggccttcccctgagaagagcatcagaagagctctgctgggtcagaccagggagggtccctctagtccagcctcttgtctcacacagtgggcagccagctcctctggagggccagcaacagggcagagaggctgaggcattcccctgagaagagcatcagaagagctctgctgggtcagaccagggagggtccctctagtccagcctcctgtctcacccaggggccagccagttcctcagaaCCTCTGACTCTGGGATAGgaaggtttgctgcctctgtgtggagattcccctcagtcaccatggctagtgccCACTGATGCAGGTCTCCACCATGAATCCTTTTGTGCATCCTgaatctccttcccctctgcttcaTTGAGGGTTTCCCCAGCCCAGCAGGTCCCCTAAAGGAGGCAAATGAAGCCAAGTGGGGCTCCTGTGAGCCAGAGGGGGTCTTTGTGTGGCCTTTGGGGCCTGGCCCCCACTGGAGCCCTCCCCGGGTCGCCCTGGCTGGCCTGAAGGAGTCAGCTCTcgggctgggagactttcccctcccccccccacctcccgcaGGAAGACCCCTggtcgctgtgcagaggcaggcgggAGGGCTTGTCttttggccaccagtggggggggggggggagaagccctaaggatttgggggtggagcctggagttgaGCAGGAGCTCCGCCCCCTCCCACTCATCCCTTTCCTCCAAGGGGGGGGGCtctgctctcctccctccctcctgcctttgCAGCACCGGCAAGactgggtggagggaggggggtcccAAGGGGGgcgagggttgccagctcccggtGGGAGATTTCCGggtgagggctggagagggcggggcttcGTCCAGGTGCAATG is part of the Heteronotia binoei isolate CCM8104 ecotype False Entrance Well unplaced genomic scaffold, APGP_CSIRO_Hbin_v1 ptg001797l, whole genome shotgun sequence genome and harbors:
- the LOC132565874 gene encoding cellular retinoic acid-binding protein 2; this encodes MPNFGGHWKMRSSENFEELLKALGVNVMLRKIAVAAASKPAVEIKQEGERFYIKTSTTVRTTEISFKVGEEFEEQTVDGRPCKSLARWESDNKMVCEQRLLKGEGPKTGWSREMTNDGELILTMTADDVVCTRIYTRE